From the genome of Halobacteriovorax marinus SJ:
TTATTAAGCTCGCAGAAGATGGATTTAGAAGGACTCTTAAGTGATGAAAAGCAACTTGGCGGCGCAGGAAATTACTTTATTCACAGTATAAAAAATGGAGTTCTTTATCTTCAGGATGATCGAGGTAATGTTAGGCCCTATCATGGAGTGGACGTATCTAATGTCGCTCCCGGAGCAAGCTTCTATATCTTGCCACAAGACAGAGATCACCACTTCAAAATCAAAGGTGGAAAGTTACATTTTACGACTAAGGGAAGAAAGAGCGATTATCTGCCTTATAACTTCTCTAAGAGAGACACTAGTATAAAAGAGATAAGATCAGTTATTACTAATAAAGACTATCAAACAAAGACGGCCGTACAATTTATGGGTGAAATTGATTCAAGAAAATCCGAGATCACTAAACTCTATAATTTAACTGATCACGAATATAATGAATTATCTAAACTAGCATTTGGAATTCTTGGCAATGAGTCCCAATTTGGAGAGTCCTCTCGCTATCATGTTAAAGAGGCCCTACCATGGTTAGTCGCTATCGCTAAAGGAAACGGAACAAATACTTCCATGAACTCTAGAGGGCCTACTCAGATAAAGAAAGTGCCGCCTAAGATTGCAAAGAAGTATGGCGTGACCAAAGAGAATTTAACTGATCCTAAGAAGGCCGCTGTTGCAACTATGGGCTTCTTGGCCCAGGCGCTCGACGAGCTAAAAGCAAAAGAGAGATTTCATCCTGATATAAATGCCGACAATAGGTTTGATTATATTCACTATATCTATATGGGAAAATCTAGAGAAATTACCAAGGCCACTGCTACGCCAATGAAGAATATTTATTTTAAACAGATCTTGAATTTTAATAAAGGACTAGAAGTCTACGAGAAAATAGAATAGGGGAGAAAGTCTCCCCTAAGAGGGTGTTACGCTTTTTTGATGAAGCGGTCGATAGAGAAATCTCCTCCACCTGTACAGATCAATGCTCCGTAAATTCCCATATACATAAATGCTAATTCTTTAGACTTAAATGGATCAGCCCCGTGAACAATAAAGAAGGCCACGGCCATAGTTATAAATAGAGGGATTGATACCCAACGAGTAAGAAGTCCTAAGACAAGAAAAGCTGCACAGAATACTTCACTAAAGACTGCTAGAGATAGACTTACTTGAGAGCCAAGTCCAATGACATCGGGAAATTTCGCAGAAAGAGTTGAAAAATTTGTAAGTTTTCCCCAACCATGACCCATAAGCATAGTTAGACCTGCAAAAATTCTTAGAATTAATAAACCTAAATTTAGTTTCATACCGATTCCTTTTTTCGATTAACACAAAGTTATTTAATATGGTAATAGACATTTGAACTTTTACAAGTAGTTATTTATGTCTTCTAGATTTGCCAATAGAAATAAGAGGTGTCCCAATTGCAAGATTCATCCAAATCTTTGCTTTTGCTCCCTATTGGTTAAAGAGCAAAATAGAACGCCTATTCGTATTGTTATGCACAAAGCAGAGAGGACTTTGACAACCAATACGGCCTACTTCTGTGAGAAGATGCTTGCCGATTGCCAGATACACATTAGAGGTCTGCAGGAAAAGCCTCTTGATATAGAGGGGAGTTTTAATCAAGAAGATTACACTCCACTATACCTCTTCCCCGATGAAGATTCTAAAGAATTGACAACGGAATTTCTAAATGAACTTGAGAGACCACCTCTTCTTATCGTTCCCGATGGCTCATGGGCACAGGCCAAGAAGTTTAAACGAAGAGAGAGCTCTCTAAAAAATCTCATCTCTGTTAAATTACCCACTATTAATGAATCTATTTATAGACTTCGAACTTCACCCGCCCCTGGTGCCGTTTGTACTTATGAAGCCATTGCAATGGCCCTTGGAATCTGTGATGGCAGAGCAATTGAAAATAATATGTTAGAAGTTTTTAAAGTGATTACTGACCGAATGTATTATTCGAGAAAGGGGATTGTGAACTTAGACCAATTGAGTGAGATCTTAAAAAAAGAAGGGGTCAACTAAAACCCCTTCCTTGTTATCCATTAATGATGATCAACCCAAGCTGTGGCCAGCATTCCCACTAGAGTAATAATACTGAATAAGACAATAATATAAATACCTGCACGTGAAGTTGATTCAGGTTTAACTTCCTTTTTATCATTTGTTTCCATTGATAATCTCCAAATAGAATTAATAAGATTTTAAATTTTAAAAATTAACTTATTAATTTTGGAGGACTGCGAGGAAGAATACTCGGAGAGAAATAGGACTTAAAGGTGACAATATTACTTAAGTAATATTGATTAAACTTAACAAAGAGTAGAGGCTCAGCAAAACCTTGAGCTAGGTACTCAATTAGCGGAGCTTTAGTCTTTAGGCCATCCCTATCACTGTGGACTTGGGTAATTGCCTCAACTTGATCGACGTAAATGGCCGATTGGGAATGAGACGTCTCTTCAATACTTGTTATTGTAAATAGAGAGAAGAGAATAAATTGGGCGACTAAAAACCACTTCATAAGTAGATTATAGATCAATTATATTTAAAAAGATTCTTAAAAAAGAGTAAATTAGTTAATTATCTTCATATCTTCTATTAGTTAGCCGATAAGTCCTAAGTAAATTCAATAAGTAGGTCTAATGTTTAAAAATCTCTCATTCATTTTATTAGTGCTTCTATTTTCTTGCACCCATACTTCAAATTCAACGCGCAAGATTGCTTCAGAAGGAGATTTAAGAGACTGTAGAGATGTAGTTCAGGGCTTCATTCGAGGAAACCCTATTAAGAGTGGCCCAATTTTAACTGGTGCAAACTCCATGGGAATGAAGATTCCAGATTTTGAGAACTTTAGAAGCTCAATGCTAAATAAGAGACCATCTATTGAAAACTTTACTAAGAAATATAAAGAGCAGAATCAAAATCGTCTGCCTTCAAATCTAGAAGTTATAAATTTCTACGAGCAGGCCAGTGCTGATCTCGTGGCACATATCAGAAGTGCTAAGGGAATCAATGAGAGGCTAGATCTCTATCTTGAACTAAGCGCTGCCGAAATAGAGCTCTCTCCAAGTAAGTTAGAGAAGATTCGCGAATTCAAAACTCTAGCAGAATTTAGAGATGATCTTGCTAAAGAATATGACCCTAGAAATTCAGATTCAAAGCAATTTCTTGAGGCCTTGGGCTGGACTAATTACAAAGGACATCTTGGAGAGTTAGATGTTTTACTTAGGCTTGAAAATTTACAGGCCCAAGGTGTTTATCTAACAGAGCGTGAATTATTAGACCCTCTTGCTCAGGAGGTAAATACTATTCTCTCAAATGCCTTCACAACTAAAATGGCCCTCGTAAATGAGAATAATGTAGCAACATATATTGAGAAGTATCCTAATATCTTTAAAAACGTTGAAGGCCTCACTCCTGAGCAAGCAATCGCCAAGGCCAAGAACTTTCTTGAAACAAAGGAATTTGATCTCGTTATCAAGAAGAATAATAAATTCTCATTCGTTGAAGTTAAAAACTATAAAGAACCTATTTCGACCAGAGAGGCAAGGGTTGGCGCTGGACATAAGAAGACTATCCTCGATCAACAATTAGAAACTCTGGAGATCATTCAATTTCTAGGACTTGAGGATAGCTTTTATCCTACGGTTGCATTCTTAAGAGGTGTTACGCCTGAAGCTAGAGAAGTCTTTGAAAGTAGGGGTGTTTCTGTACTTGCAGAAGTCATCGATCCGCGTAGGTAAGTGTCTAACTATTAGGCACGCCTGTATTTTTTTCCAAAATTCCCTATGAATTCATAAATCACTGTATCGTGGATCAAATTTATACACGGGAATTTTATGAACTTAAAAGCATTAGGGCTATTAATCTTAATGGCCGCACCTACTTTCGTTTCTGCAAAGTCGGCCAATATCTGGTCATCTATACCTTTTATTAGGGGTGCAGATCTCTGTCAGTATCAACAAGCATACTCGCAAACGAGAAGTGAATATATGCACGATATGACCTCTATGGCGAGTGAACTCATGCAAGCTGGCGCTAAAGGGAAGGAAGCACTTGATATGCTCTTGGCATTCGATGCCCTCTACGACAAGAATCTACGCCTGGCCATGCAATATAAGTATATGGATGTGACACTTGAAAATACTCTCAAGTCATACTTAGATTCTTATTACACAAGCTACCCTGTAAGAGATAGAAAAGTTCGCTTTAGACATATGAATGATATTAGATCAGTAATTAGAGCGATTAATAATAATCAACGTATTGGCAATATGCCTGCAGATTCATATGAATTAGTAGATTACATCGCCTATGGTTCATACTCTCTGGCACCAAATTGTAATGGAAATATTCAAGTTACAATCACGCTTGTAGGAAGCGATGGATTTACAAAGAATTTTGCAGGTCTTGGAAAGCCGTCTGTCGTTATGTCACAGATCGCTTCTAGAATCTTCGAAGAGTTTGAAAGAACTAAGTTTCCAACAACTTTA
Proteins encoded in this window:
- a CDS encoding DoxX family protein, coding for MKLNLGLLILRIFAGLTMLMGHGWGKLTNFSTLSAKFPDVIGLGSQVSLSLAVFSEVFCAAFLVLGLLTRWVSIPLFITMAVAFFIVHGADPFKSKELAFMYMGIYGALICTGGGDFSIDRFIKKA
- a CDS encoding tRNA-uridine aminocarboxypropyltransferase, which produces MSSRFANRNKRCPNCKIHPNLCFCSLLVKEQNRTPIRIVMHKAERTLTTNTAYFCEKMLADCQIHIRGLQEKPLDIEGSFNQEDYTPLYLFPDEDSKELTTEFLNELERPPLLIVPDGSWAQAKKFKRRESSLKNLISVKLPTINESIYRLRTSPAPGAVCTYEAIAMALGICDGRAIENNMLEVFKVITDRMYYSRKGIVNLDQLSEILKKEGVN